The Setaria viridis chromosome 6, Setaria_viridis_v4.0, whole genome shotgun sequence genome includes the window TATTAGTTATATTTATCTAGGAAATCATTTATagtataattaattaattatgatATCATTGTTTTTATCATATCTTTTCTGTATGGACTATATATCCGAACCATGAGGCGACAATTCATACGGTTATCAGACACATTCAGACGACGATCGTCACGTAGAAGTTACTTGGATCTCATCCATCACACCATCACCGACGATGGCCAAGTACATGAAGCACACCATGATCCAAGGACTCTGGCTGCTTTCCTTGGTTATTTTGGCATCATCATGGACTGTCATGCATGCACGCGTAATCGGTAATCAATCCATCAAATCCATTTTCTTTTCATGTACATATACACAAATATAGCGTCCATTCTGATGAAGTTGCATGTCATTCGATTGATCTTTGTTAGCGAAAACCGAAGCCGACAGCAACACTAGCGATGGAGAAAACCCTGATTGCCATTGTTACACAATGCCACTTGCTTTTTACTGCTGCAACTGCGGGCTTAAGTGCTATGGCAGCATGGACGAGTGCCAAATTCAGTGCCACAGACGAACAAGATGATGGAACTGCGGGAAAAGATTAATAAGAGGCTACGTGCTTTCTCCAGTTCTCGTAGATGCAGATAATGAAGGTGTTCTTCTACCTAACCATAGCATGTATACCAAGGATCAACGACAATTTAATTAGAATTTCCTTACAGGCTACCGAGATGTAATCCCTCATATGCcatcattgtatccatgatACGTGCAGTGGGAGCCCCCACACTCACTGGTGACGGCATATATGATGAATTTCGAGTATAACCAGTAGTGTGCGAGGAATTATTCCCTTTAATTTACTCGTGACTATTAGGTGCTCCAATTTAATTTGCTGCCTATCCTCTGAGGATAAATAAATGAGAAAGGAATTGAACACATATTGTCTATATACCTGCATGTGCTGCATATGCAATCGTTTACGTGCATGGAAGTTCAGCCATGGACCCATAGTGTACATGCATGAAGGTGAATCATCGAGAGGGTGATCCTCTGGTTGGAGTCTGGACTCCACGGACGGCTCGCAGTTAGAACTTAGAATAATGTGAACGGAAAATCACTGATAGACAAAGTTGTCAAATTCGTAAACGTCACTTGACACAAGTGCACATCATATCACTATGCAATGAATACTTCCCGCTCTGCAAAGTCAGTAGAAAAAGTCCATCAAGACGAAATTATGAGAAACAACTTGCTACTGGTACAGAACAGACATAAAAATGGGGGTAGCTGCAAGTGTGACATGGTTCCAAATAAAGCATACACGCCACATAGAAACAGCGAGTCCAAGTTCTTCACGTCTGAAGGAGCACCAAGAATGTTTGCAGCCATCAGCAATCTCTTCTCTATTTTTGGCGCTAAAATCGGGCCAACACACGACGCACTCAAACGTGCAGCGGGCAGGGCGCACCTTGCAGCACCTTTGcacaggccggtcagaccggttcaaTAGACCGGTTTGCTGGGGCAACTCGACCACGATGGACCAACGAACACTCGCCCGGGAAGGATCCCGTCGGGGCAAGCACACGCAGGGTTGCTCTAGGATTGGCAGGCCACCTAGAGCGCCCTCAATCGATGTAGAGACGAAGGAGGAACAGCATGTAATAGATTGGAAAAGTTAGGGCAAAggaaaaagtaaaaaaagataaaagatgtatttttgatcgattggatgcCCTCAATCGGCTGTGGCTCTTTATATTTATAGAGAGGGGAGGTCTTGCTCCTAGTGGAGTCGAAACCCTTACAAATCTCGTGCAAAAATACAACATTAATGCTAGCAACCGGCCGTCCAGACGCAGATGAAAATATCGGACGCTACAGGGCAGATGCCCATCCACATGCTCCGCGCCTCCACCCACCTTATCTCCTGTcacccttcttccttctccgcACCACTCATCTCTCTCTCGCGAGGCTCTCGTGCGGAGCTCAGGTGGTACGGCCCTTCACATGCACGCGAGCCCTCCTCCAAGCAAGCTCACTGGTGCCTCCAAGCTGCTTCGCCCGCACGCGCCGCCACTTGTTATGCGGCTGCTGGAGCTGCTCTGCCGTGTGCCAGCTCAAGTGCCGCATGGCCGGACGCCGGCCACCGCTCCCCCGTGGCCAAGATAAAGCAAATTTGGTTACAAATGCCTTGAGCCGGAAGATTCATGATAACATGGCTCTAGCTTTTCAGTTGCCTGATGAATTAATGAAGGAGTTTGAGAAACTCAATATGTGGATAGTTGCTCATACTGAGGGAGTGATTATGGAAGTGGAACCTACTCTAGAGCAGGAGATACGAAAAGGACAGCTTGAGGATGCAAAGATCAAGGAGATCAAGCAATTAATGAAGGAAAAGCACCTAACTACAGATTAGATGAGCTAGGGACACTTTGGCTAGGAAAGTGAATCTGTGTGCAAGACTTGAGGACTCTTAAAGAGCTGATAATGAGGGAAGCTCATGACCCCGCTTACTCCATCCACACTGGTagcaccaagatgtatcaagacTTGAAGGAGCGATACTGGTGGTATGGGTTGAAACGGGATGTTGCTTAATATGTGACTCTATGTGATACTTGTCAGAGAGTGAAGGCTGAGCACAAGAGGTCCGCAAGGTTGCTCCAACCTGTGCTGGCCATCGTTCCCCAGGTGCTTCGAAAAATTGTCCATGCAGGGTGAACAGCGGCGGAAAAGAGACGATCAGAGGCTGATTCATAGGCATTCTCCAATCCATGCTGCTGCCCTCTCAGGAAAGTAATCTGATTGATATTCAGCAACTGAGAATAAACAAACAGAGATCGTCTAAACTTTGAGACAATTGTGATCCTGTTTTTGGCAGAAAAATCCCTGAAACGTTTTTGCAAGCTTGTAAGTACTCACTTGACAGGGCTCGTGAACAATGTGAATACAGCCATCTCACGTAACGTGTCTCAGCATGCAAAAACATTTGATGCAACGGAGACATGGTCTCTGAATTGTACAAACTGGATAGGTCTTTGAACTTTGAAGCATAGCCATTGACCACGCCCTAGAACAAAATACACCTTTGAAGCATAGCCAGTGACCACGCGCTAGAACAAAATACAAAACACACACGCTTACTCATTCGAATGCCAGGCAAATTACAAGCCTACGgcagactagagaaagtttcaaGCGAAATAGCAGTAAAGGATGTGATGCGATGCGCTGCATCTGCGCACACTGAAGCACCAGCTAAGGAAGTCAGAACGCAAGCGCATTAGTAATCGTCCAAGCTCTAGTTCACAGTCGTCATCCGATTGCAAAATTCTTCAGCACCTACAAGGCCAGAACAAGTGAAAAATGTTGCCTTCGGATGTCTCTGActatgaaatatggactcacTCGGAAAAGTCTCAAATCATTCAGTCAATCACTTATCACAAATAGACAaagcacatctcaacttggtctctcaatcttCGTGCCGGTATTCTAGTCACTCAAATTTCAGGAACCAAGACTTGAACGAAATTTGCATGCGTTAAAACGTACTGATCAAAGTTTATTGGGCCAAGGGGGTGCTGCAGGTCCGCCCCCTAGCTATGGGGCCGCCGAACGGACGCCATTCACTGTGGGCCCTTGTGGGAACCTCGGCCCAGGAACCTGCACCAAGAACTTTTTGGaaaaatttggatgaaattgaTAACTTCGAAAAATAGAGAGAGAATGATTGTATACTCAAATAACCAAACAGCTACAATAATATTTTTCCGTGGACCGTGGCATATATTGAATAGGAGCCATATGTGACAACTCATGTTTACAAGTGCCATTATAAGTAGCTAGATGTTAATTTGGATGAACCATCTCTATACCAAGTAATTTTGGTATGGATTGAAAAATAGACCCTAGAGTAAGCCACCAGCCTAGCTACCAAGCTCCATCATTTCTAACTACTCTCTTATTGTAGTATATTACTATGTTTTCTGCTATATAAACCAATCATGGAGGGAGGAGTTGATACTCATAAGCTCATCAGTCAGAGTTAGGACTTAGGAGTTACCTCACCAGTCAGGATGGCAACACTCATGAAGCACAGCAGCCAAGCACTTTTGCTGCTTTCCTTGGCTCTTCTGGCTTGTTCAGTTGTTCCTGCACGCATGCTAATAAGCGGTAATCACCAAATCAAACCAACTTCTTCTTGTGGAGAATAGATAGAGTGCTCAACAATTTGATGGCTCGTTGGTTCATCTGTTCTTCTTTTATGCATTCTTATGGTACGTACCTTAGGAGGACATGTCTCGTGTATGATCTTCATGCAGGGCAAAGCGTTGGCGTCACGAATGGCAAGGTGACTATGGGGgcaagcagcagcaccaccaagTGTTTCGAAAACCGGAACTCGCCTAATGGATCCCCTATCTTCTGCTGCAAGATCTTGGATGTGTGCTTTTCGTCGCCGACATTTTGCGAGTCGCATTGCTAGCTAGTGAAGATTATTAAGTTGTTGAGGAAATATTAGATACAGTGTACCCAGCAACTGAGACTCAACAATAATGTTTACATTGGCATGAGAAAAAGTGGAAGCATGGCTCCAAAGTGATTTATTCCAATATGCCTTGCAAATGATACCCTAGTGCCTCCTACTCTTCTCTAGTCATCCAGGCTCACcggagaagaagaagtggaCAGTCGGACATGAGTGGGCCTCAACGAGAACAGAAGCGAGAACCCGCCAGAACTGCTAAGGGAATGGGCTAGGTTTGGTTTTGGCCCAATTAGCATATTCCGTGAGCCCTGCATGGTTTGTGATCCAAGTAATAAGGTCCGATCTCAGCCCATCCATATAACGTGCCAGCTATTAATTGGAGGCCCGACATAGATACTATCCATTCGAGCCAGAGAACCGTGTCAATTGCTGGTATTTTCTCGAGTATATTAACCACCTGCCGAGCAATCTTTCAGCGTATATATCATTTAATTCTGGTTCTGAGTGTATTTTTCCAAACAAATATTTTTCACAGGAGTGTATATATAAAATAAGTATGCTATTAGTAATTAATTTTTCCAGAAAATCTTTCATAGTATATATCAATTAGTTCTACAATAAATGTTCATGCATGTAAATTATTTTTGATATAAAATATATTTGTACAGGAAATCTTTTAGGGCATATATAActagatactccctccattccaaattataagtcattccaagaatcttgaacagtcaaaacatctcaagtttgaccaaaattatagagaaaattataaagatttatgacatcaaataggtatactatgaaaatataattgatgaagattctaatgatacttagttgacatcataaatattattatattatcatataaatttggtcaaacttgagatactttgactcttcaagattcttggaatgacttataatttgggatggagggagtatgataTTAGCTATATTTGTCCAGGAAATCTTTCATCGTAGTATCTATCAGTAAATTCTAGTATCTTTTTATTTGTCCAAGAAATTTTTCATAGTACATGCCCATTAATTCTGGTTACAATATTAGTTACATCTGTCCAGGAAATCTTCCATATCTACATAGTATCAATTAATTGTGATATTAATTATATCTGCCCTTTATGGTACTATATATTGACCATGATGGGTGGTGTAGCAGTTGATCGACACACTCATACGCTCATCATCAGACACATTCATCAGCGGAACATCGCATAGGAGAGTTAGCTCTGAATCTCTGATCCGTCACCGATGGCGAAGAACATGAAGAGCACCATCATCGTCCAAGGACTCTTGCTGCTTTCAGTGGTTCTTCTAGCATCATGCGTCGTCGGTGCACGCATAAGCGGTAACCAAACGAATCAAACTCATTTTCTTTCGAGGTAAATATATTTGTAAACATAGCGCTCATTCTGATCGAACCATGTCGCCGCTCGGTTGATGATGATCTTTGTTAGGTCAAATGAAAGACGATGAtaacagcaggagcaggagcaagaCGAAGACGACCGCAATGGCGGCATCAAGCAACATcaccggcggcgtcgacggcggagTACAAGATATCAGTGAGTGTGCTCACATGGAGGTGCCCCCGTATATGTTCTGCTGCAAGAAGCACGCGTCGTGCTGGCAACACTACAGTATATGCCAGGCGAAATGCGTCTAGGCTCTACCAGTGACAGAGGACAAGACGAAGACGAACTGCATGGGGATCGGAGGAAAGAGTCCAAGCTTTCTCATGTTTGCAGATGCAGATCGTAGAAATGTTattatatgcattttttttttacaaagacGATGTGCAATGTACGCATTTCATTAAGGTAATGGGTTTAATAATGAACGCTTCTTATTAGATGTCAAGCAGTCTCAATGATGTCGTCGGTCTCATGTCGTCGACGACACTACTAGCCGTTGAGTGCACCGTCGAGagccgccggcgacggtggGTCGCCGTTCTCCGTCTCCATCAAAACAGAGCATCCCGCTCTTCTCACTCAGCCCGCCACAGATCAACATTGGCTCTTATATGGGCGCAATTACGTGATCGTCCGAGGAGCAAGTGCATCAGCCCACGAGAGCATGAGCCCATGAGCCCAGAGCAACAATCCTCAAAAACTCCAGCCGCCCAGGTCCAGCACTCGATCAAGCAGCCGCTGGGTGGCTTCGATCTTGGACGTCAGGCACGAGACCGTCGAGTCGTGAAGAGGAGCAGAAAAGAGGAAATCTTAAATCCTTCCCTTTTTTTTGGAGATGAAATAATTGGATCCCGGTTGGTTGCGTTTTTGTTTTGGCACGAgaggtttcatttttttttaattgtcTATTCACGCTCCGTATCTGCTTGCAGCTGCTGCATGCAGATCGCCAGGGTTGTCTCCAAGATCTTCATGTTGCGTGTACTTACCCAATGATGATGTGAGAATAAGCAAGAAAAATTGTTTTACCCACTATATCTGAGAAGACAAAGAACAAGAAAGACAAATGTTCTTTGTTACGTAATCCTACTTTGTTGCCAAGCAATCAAATATTGGTTAGGTACGCCGTCGCCTTCAGAATCTGAATCCGGACTGGACAGGAATCTGGTACGTGGCACGGAAAGAAGGTTGGTGCATGGATCATCAGTGCACGGAAAGAAGGTTGGTGCACGGGGAGGATCTTGGCATTGCTGTGTGAAAACGACCTAGGTGACCTAGATCGGCGCCCAATCGTGCCCTGCTCGCTGTTTCCCTGCAAAAACTGCGAAGAGGTAGCCTGCCACTAAACTACTGTAGAAGTAAAGCTCGTCAAACACTTGGCTTCTCGTCTTAAAACTGTCAGTATTGTATAGCACACCAGTCCCATCATCGGTCGTTTAATGGCGATCGACCGACAACGACGGCGCACCGATCGAACTGCACGTAGCGGGCGGCTGCAGCGATTGTCACCTGCTGCTACTACTGTTACTGGCATGACCTTCAACTggcctttctttttctccccctTCTCCAAGCGaaattccaaaaaaatattatattgtGAGCGAAGAATATATTATTGTACACGTGTTCCGTGTGATTAAATTACAACATTTAGAAGTTGATGAGTGATGACGACCATCTGGGATCTAGCTGACTACTTATACTATACTGTCGTTAGTGAAGGTTATAGACACCTACAGTCTATTTGTGTttttaaagattttttttttaaaaaaggaaaagaagaaattaCAAGCAGTACGAATTGGCATGAATCTGATAGGTACACGTATCCATCCTTGGGTTTGGTATCCATCGCCTTCTGAGTTCTGATGGCGCGAAAACTCCTCGCCGAGCCAATAAATGATTCCTGGGAAAGCGCACCAGATTCTTGCATTCGGCGCTGCTGGATTGCCCCCGGAATCGTTGGTTGTGAAAAGGAATCTCCTTTTTTTCGCTTCACCGGAGGCAGCAGGAGCCAATCGTGGGTTCTTCCGTACGAGGCCTAGCTAGGGTTGCTTCGTCCAATTTGCAACTCCGTGAAACTCCTGGCCACAGGCGCTTCGCTGACGCATGCTACTGCGCTTCAGCGGCCGGAGAGGAACGAAGCCATGGCAGCGGACCAAAATAAAATCAAATTCCGCCCATACGGAGAGGACCAaaataaaatcaaataaaataaaatcaaattgatcaaaaacATTGGGTACAAGTTTAAATATTCCGCCGCTCATAAGTATGTACAAGCCTACATACTCCCCTAGCTAGATATAAAAACTTGAGTAAACATGATGTTGACGCCAGaatttgacacgagtaaaatcggcgttaagagaggaagaaattagaagacgCGGCGAGAtgcaagggcgacgattggaaatcggccgattggtgctacagtcaaggatcggttgattggtgctatagtcgaggatcggccgattgatgctacagtcgaggatcggccgattggcctttggagttccgcctcgcccgaccctccaagggaggatctccgcctcgcccgaccttagtttccagggtcggagtagtctgagccctcgacgtgtgggtcctaatcggttgtcccttgccgatgaggtgatcggccgattaggaggttggaatagttgggccggtgtgggtCTAAAAAGGGTTATGAAGAAggagagggaatcagcccatgaagcgcgtgataatcgacctagtacgaatcgtacttgtaaatatttattttctgtttaaatttagggatagagttctagtcggataagaagtcgtttgtaacaggctataaatagctacctttgtagatctgtaatcatcatcaactcaatacaacaaactactatttcctcgtacttactttcaagtaggcaacttcgccaatacttttcttctttttcacgagttcgtacgggttggtggggttgcatcaacttgacctccggccgatcttgtaagttccgcttatcgagtaaattctaggctttaacttcgagcacatcgctgtcgtttcgtttggatttattcatcagttatcgatattcactagaattctaggttttacctgttgttctagttttatcaccagttatccagctaggaatcggcaatttcggCTTTTTCTCGTACTTCGTCATTTAACCTacttattttacgcatagccgattagatctgttcctagtgttgttgctgtagcgttgtctagattactccagcagttttctttatcaacgctgcctggtaatcggctgcgtcatagctgatttctttattacggcaaatcggccgattcgctgataagatttctcgagatcggaaccttagccgatcgcaacctctgggatctgacacgtctttttccttgccaatcaacaggtcagattggctggcacgccgcacgaaccgcaccaggacgattacccgaacagggtgtgtccgacgctggggattcggttagccgatttctagcgctaACACATGAATTCCATAGTTGCAAACTTGCAGTGTGCATACGGCCTAAGATGAAAGTGAACTCTTAGAGCaaacaaaacattttttttgctaATCCTCTTTCATGCCTTTTTTTGTGTTAGCAACAATTTTTTTGCATTGCTAGCTTCAGTGGCATCCGGGCCGATCAGGGCCACTCTGACAGGTCCCTCTAGCTGACTCCACGCCACCGCCCCGCTCGTCAGAGCAGCCACGCTTTGGAATGGAATCCATTGGGAGCGGCACCAGAGGATGACTTATGGCGTTGGAAAGAAAAAGTGAAATCTGCTGCGCACTTTGGCCCATGTATGGTCGCTCAGGATAAAAGCATAATTTTGTTTCTGAATCAGTTGATTAATTATAGCTAGTTTATTTCTCCTCCTAAATTATTTATGTAGAATGTTATTCTAGCttattttatcaattttttagGTTGGACCCAAAATAATCATAACTTGCATTTGTAGAAGGAACTGACGGTCTAACTTGCTTGTTTAGAGCCGATTAGTGTTTGGCTACTGTCTAATAAATGTTGGTTGTTTCCTTGATCGGAAAGGATGATGAAGTCTAGCCAGAAACTTTTTTTCATTATTAAAAGAAGAAATGGCCGCTCAGTGGCGTGCGGAAACCGGCGGTGCGTTGACTTGTTACCACTCAGGCACTCAGTGAAGCCCGTCGATGTCGCCCATGCCGAGCTCTTTTTATCTGAGCTGAGAGGAGCGTGGTGTCAAggttagctagctagctaagctAGGCAACACTTCCCTATCGAGGAGGACCAGCTTGTTCCCCTCCCTGATTATTGGCACGCGCTGATCGGGGAAGAGACCGATCGATatggcggcggagcagcagTCGAGCAGCGGCGCTCACGCGGCGGCGACCCAGCTGGGCGACCTGCCGGATGCGTGCCTGGCGCAGGCCATCGCGCTCACCTCCCCGCGCGACGcctgccgctgcgccgccgtgtCACCGgccttccgcgccgccgccgactctgACCACGTCTGGCGGGGCTTCCTCCCCGAGCAGCTGATGATCGACGGCCACAGCTACaagcccgccgccgtggcgctccaccaggcgccggcgccggcggccaagaGCAAGAAGGAGGCGTACCTCGGCCTCTGCAACGCCTCCGGCGCCGTGGCCGTCGGTGATGGCGACGGCGGGTGCCGGGTGTGGCTGGAGAGGGCCACCGGCGCCAGGTGCTACGCGCTGTCGGCGAGGAGGCTCAGCCTGCCCTGGGACGACGGCGAGTTCTCCTGGAAATTCACGCCCCATCCCCGCTCCAGGTTTGCTTCTCCTCACTCTTCTCCtatgttcaaacttcaaagttgTCTTCTTGCCTTAAATGAACAATTGTTTTTCCCTCACACGCCACCTGCTATCGATCGAGTTGCTCATCACAGAGAATTATTTCCTACTGTAGAAAATTATCTCGTTTTCTTTTccggttgcaaaacttgttaaAAGGGGTAGCTAGGCCAAGCTTAACAGCAATGGATCAATTGAAACTTTGTTAGGAAAGCTGCTCGATCGATCGTATACCTTTCCTTTAGAAACGAGAATCGAACTGCTTGATTTGGTCTGAAACTTACACCCGGCGGCGATCGAGCTGCGGTCGCAGTCAGCCTCCATTACTGCGATAGAAAGCTCCACCATGTCCCTAACCTTTTCCGTCCATGCCGATGAAAAGGAAGGCGAGTGATGAGGGCGTCCACTACTGGGCACGACGAGTGGCCGGCAGGCACCCACACGCTGCTGGTCCAGGTCTTCTAGAACATGTCCTCAGGAAAAGATTCTGTGGCGCAACAGCGGCTTCATCAGTTCATGGTCTATAGCTGTTTGAGGTAGGGTATATGTACGATGAAGCAATGGCTGTTTTTCCTATATGACTTCCTAACTAATAGTCCCATTTAGCTCCGCTAGCTACTATGTTTTAGAGTTTTGCTGCTGAAAACTATAGCCAGAGATTTAAAACAGCTGCTGATACATGACTTCCTGGATATGAAATCCATTCAAACTAGATGCGATCGAGGGATCAATATAATAGTAGTTCCGTACGGAACTGTCATCTCTGATCTTCTCTCCGAGATGAAACAATTTGAACAATTTTGGGTTAGCAATTGGATATGATATCCAGTACGAGTGTCCCTCACATCTGACCCTGTCCTGTCGGCGTCAACGGCTGATCGATGCCATCAGCCGATCAGCGTGGACAGCCAATAAACAACCTAATTAATCCTCCTAATGACTCTTGGTCCTAGCTTAATTATCTGGATTATATCTGCCTGAATCGATGGATTAAAGTACTGATGGTGAGCAGGTTcgcggaggtggcggagctggTGGACTGCACGTGCCTGGACATCTACGGGGCGCTCCCGGCGTCGTCCCTCACGCCGGCGACGCCCTACGCGGCGTACCTCGTCTACGacacggcggcggagggtggcCACCGCGGCCTCAGCTACCCGGACCAGGAGACGACGGTGTCCCTGGGCGGCCGCGTCGTCGCGCGCCACGACGTGTGCATCCGCCCCGACGACGCCGAGGCGCGCAAGTTctggggcggcggtggccggacTGGTGGCGGCGATCGCGAGGAGCcgaggcggccgaggaggagggaggacgggtgGTGGGAGATGGAGATGGGGCGGCTGCCGAGCACCACCGgcgagccggaggaggaggtggtggcgagcTTCGAGGTGCTCGGGTGGTACCCCAAGCGCGGCCTTGTCGTCGAGGGCATCGAGTTCAGGCCCGTCGTCGAAAGTTCTACCTGACAACAACCATGCAAATTGTGAAAATGTGTAGTATTTCAGTTCATCGGCTGGATGAACTTAATGCTTGGATGGTATTTTTACACTTGTACATGCGACGATCTGATGTTGAAAAAGAAGCTTGTCGATCGTTTTGATGTTACATGCAAGCCAGATGCCACGTACCACGATGAGCCTGCAGCTATCGGTACTGTTGGGTTTGGTAAGGGGTCGCGCTCAGGATCTGAATCTAAGAATCTTGTGGCATCTGAAACCGGTTTGCTGGTCCCGGCCCCTTTGAATCTGAATCCTATACTAGTAGGGAAAACAAAAATAGTATCAAGTATGAAATGAACCTTGGCCGGTTTGGCCAGGTTTTGCCTTCCGCGCCCATGGAGTACTGTTTGTTTGGTATCCGTCGCGTTCTGACGGCGAAAGGAGCCCTGACGTAACCATCTCTCTGCTAACTCTTGTCATGGTTGAGACGGTCTCGTGGTTGGACGGTGTCACGCCCGGTTTCCAAACAAAACCAACTGCTTCCTAAATATATATTCATGCTAGGATCAAATTTTATACATAcagtgacatcatcagtgaataacagtaacagtatcacgtaaataaatataaatataaataaaaacttACGAGTCAATCGGAGATATATAACTTAATTCTGAAAATGGAGGCTctaaacttcacaggcaattgaCTGATGGTCAAATACACCTAGAACTTAGCATCATCTTCAGCAAATTTCATAGCAAcctcttcttctgagcagc containing:
- the LOC117860079 gene encoding F-box protein PP2-B10 encodes the protein MAAEQQSSSGAHAAATQLGDLPDACLAQAIALTSPRDACRCAAVSPAFRAAADSDHVWRGFLPEQLMIDGHSYKPAAVALHQAPAPAAKSKKEAYLGLCNASGAVAVGDGDGGCRVWLERATGARCYALSARRLSLPWDDGEFSWKFTPHPRSRFAEVAELVDCTCLDIYGALPASSLTPATPYAAYLVYDTAAEGGHRGLSYPDQETTVSLGGRVVARHDVCIRPDDAEARKFWGGGGRTGGGDREEPRRPRRREDGWWEMEMGRLPSTTGEPEEEVVASFEVLGWYPKRGLVVEGIEFRPVVESST